CATGCCGTACGGATGACCGATCGAGATCGCGCCGCCGTCCACGTTGAAGCGATCGTTGGGGATCCCAAGCACGTCGCGGCAGTAGACGGTCTGAACGGCGAACGCTTCGTTTAACTCCCAAAGTCCGATGTCGCCGATCGTCAGCCCGTGCGTCTGCAGCAGCTTGGGAACGGCGTAGATCGGCGCGATGCCCATCTCGCCGGGCTCGCATCCAACGACCGCGTAGCCGCGATAGAAACCCAGCGGCGTCAGGTTGCGCCGCCGCGCGAGTTCGGCGTCGACGATCGCGACCGCGGCCGCGCCGTCGGAGAGTTGCGACGAGTTTCCGGCGGTGACCGACGTATCGGCGACGCCGGGAACCGCGCCTTTGAGCGCGGCGAGTCCGGCGAGCGTCGTCTCGGGACGATTGCCTTCGTCTCTCTCGAGCTCGACGCGGTGCTCGCTAACCGCACCCGTCGCTTTGTCCTGTTCGTACTTCCACGATGCGAGCGGCACGATCTCCGCGTCGAACCGTCCGGCCGCCTGCGCGGCGGCGGTGCGCTGCTGGCTCTGCAGCGCGTACTCGTCCTGACGATCGCGCGAGACCCTATACTTCTTCGCGACGAAGTCGGCGGTGTAGAGCATCGGCGTGTAGAGATCGGGGACGTCGCGCAGCAGCCGCTCCTCGGTAATGAAGCGCAGGTTCAGGCCGTTCTGAACCATGCTGATAGACTCGACGCCGCCGGCGATGACGGCGCTCGCGCCGTCCACGATGATGCGCTTTGCGCCGGCGGAGATCGCGTCGAGCCCCGACGCGCAGAACCGGCTCACGGTCTGGCCCGCGACGCTCACCGGACAGCCCGCGCGCAGCGCGCTCTCGCGACCGATGTTGTTGCCGGTCGCGCCCTCGGGAAGGCCGCACCCGATGATGACGTCGTCGATCTCCGCCGGCTCGAGCCCCGCCCGCGCGATCGCGTGCTCGACGGCGTGACCCGCCATCGTCGCGCCGTGCGTCTGATTGAAGGCGCCGCGAAACGCGCGCCCGATCGGCGTGCGCGCCGCCGAGACAATCGCCGCTTCACGCATGCGCGGGCTCTTTTCGCGCGTTCCACATCGGACCGCCGAGGTGCGGCGGAAAGCCGTAGCCGTAGACGTAGACGATGTCGATGTCGCCGGGCCGCAGCGCGACGCCCTCTTCGAGCAGACGCTCGCCGCGCTGGACGAGAGCGCGCAGCAAACGTTCGCGGATCTCGTCGTCGGAGATCTCGCGCGGCGCGATGCCGGCCTCGCGTGCGGCCTGCGCGAAGAGCGCATCCACTTCCGGATCTGGAATCGGCTCGCGCCCCTTGCCGACGGCCTTGTCGTATCTGAAGTAGCCGGCTCCCGTCTTCTGACCCAGGCGCCCCATTTCGACGAGACGCCCGAGCACGTTCGTGCGCCCGAATGCCTGTGCGCCGCTCGCCGCTTGGACCTGGCGCCCGATATCGAGCCCGGATAGATCGCTCATCGCGAAGGGGCCCATCGGAAATCCGAAGCGTTTCATCACCGCGTCGACGCGCGCCGGAGGCACGCCCTCTTCGGCGATCGCGTTCGCCTCGCGAAGGTAGTCGAAGATCATGCGATTGCCGATGAAGCCGAACGCGTTGCCCGAGAGCACGCCCTTCTTCCGCAGCGTCTTGGCGAGCGTAAACGCCGTGGCGAGCACCTCCGGCGAGGTCTTATCGCCGCGAACGATTTCGAGCAGCGGCATGATGTTCGCGGGCACGAAGAAGTGGAGGCCGACGACCGACGCAGGGCGTTTCGTCGCCTTCGCGATTTCGTCGATGTCGAGCGTCGAGGTGTTCGTCGCCAAAATCGCGCCGGGCTTTGCAATCGCATCGAGCTTGGCGAAGACCTCGCGCTTTACGTCGAGGCTTTCGAAGACCGCTTCGACGATGACGTCGGCGTCGGCGAGCCGGCTCCAATCGTCGGTAAACTCGATCAGTTGCGCGCGCTTCCAGGCCTCCTCTTGCGTGAGCTTTCCTTGCTGCACGCGATACATGAACATCCCCATCACCGTCTGGCGCGCCGTATCGACCGCCGCGTCGCTGCTATCCACGACGACGACCGGAATCCCGGCCTGCGCGAAGGCGATTGCGATGCCGCTTCCCATCGTCCCCGCGCCGACGA
The Candidatus Binatia bacterium DNA segment above includes these coding regions:
- a CDS encoding acetyl-CoA C-acyltransferase; translated protein: MREAAIVSAARTPIGRAFRGAFNQTHGATMAGHAVEHAIARAGLEPAEIDDVIIGCGLPEGATGNNIGRESALRAGCPVSVAGQTVSRFCASGLDAISAGAKRIIVDGASAVIAGGVESISMVQNGLNLRFITEERLLRDVPDLYTPMLYTADFVAKKYRVSRDRQDEYALQSQQRTAAAQAAGRFDAEIVPLASWKYEQDKATGAVSEHRVELERDEGNRPETTLAGLAALKGAVPGVADTSVTAGNSSQLSDGAAAVAIVDAELARRRNLTPLGFYRGYAVVGCEPGEMGIAPIYAVPKLLQTHGLTIGDIGLWELNEAFAVQTVYCRDVLGIPNDRFNVDGGAISIGHPYGMSGARMTMHALIEGKRRGEKYVVVTMCAAGGIGAAALFELL
- a CDS encoding 3-hydroxyacyl-CoA dehydrogenase NAD-binding domain-containing protein; protein product: MAQTADRRRRRRRHDAERRAVRPRSQNGGDGLNSNVAVVTLDNPPLNTLSFAYCAKLLGEIERAHADDTVAAVVIAGANGLFSAGADINDFNAELPAGAVTIRDVIAAIESSVKTHVAAIDGNCLGGGVELALVCDYRVATPAAKLGLPEILIGLLPGAGGTQRLPRLIGARAALEFMLKGTPVPAKRALELGILDEVAEGDVVVAARELAARPKRRASAREAIVAKDVPMQAAPYVVAQAHKMVPPESNGGLAAHKLIDAVQASVELPFNFGLAREARLFDELVRSEPSQALRHLFFAERELSRIPGLPEARALPIERAGVVGAGTMGSGIAIAFAQAGIPVVVVDSSDAAVDTARQTVMGMFMYRVQQGKLTQEEAWKRAQLIEFTDDWSRLADADVIVEAVFESLDVKREVFAKLDAIAKPGAILATNTSTLDIDEIAKATKRPASVVGLHFFVPANIMPLLEIVRGDKTSPEVLATAFTLAKTLRKKGVLSGNAFGFIGNRMIFDYLREANAIAEEGVPPARVDAVMKRFGFPMGPFAMSDLSGLDIGRQVQAASGAQAFGRTNVLGRLVEMGRLGQKTGAGYFRYDKAVGKGREPIPDPEVDALFAQAAREAGIAPREISDDEIRERLLRALVQRGERLLEEGVALRPGDIDIVYVYGYGFPPHLGGPMWNARKEPAHA